A genomic window from Lotus japonicus ecotype B-129 chromosome 1, LjGifu_v1.2 includes:
- the LOC130728432 gene encoding protein FAR-RED ELONGATED HYPOCOTYL 3-like isoform X2, whose translation MLGCEKHGKYVPYRDPDLVEGTRTQKTECPFRLKGRPMKNGTDRDWRLKVMEGAHNHEPARSLLGHNFVGRLNSEEKEQVEKMSKSWVLPRKMLLTLKENNPLNLTTISQIYGACKRLRKSLRGSLTEMQHLLKKLDGDKYVHFERHELGSEVIRDVFWAHPNAIKLFNTFPYVVIMDCTYKTNKYKIPLLEIVGLTSTDKTYSIAFYYIVNEGTDDYVWALECMKSLLADQAMLPKVIVTDRDLALLSAAKQSLPNTSHLLCLWHINKCVLAKCKLYVGTDDFAELVMGKWGEVVDAATVEEFEVQWMQLFNMCKDKYSNFTSYCSTTWLVHKEKFAKAWTNHVMHFGTTTSNRAEGAHASLKKMLRDCKGDLATSWDASHSLTCNRHTEILASFERSIHRIDHIFMCPFYTNIRGFVSNKCLQLLDAEHIRMKSYGRCDCLLRETHELPCGCELAGYERISYEAIYPFWKRLSWEHVPEPVADTISNHICGMNHGDMQPEVEALTHYFSSLDTGGQSMVRRKLQLLFINCSYFYVNQSYFRK comes from the exons atgttggggtgcgagaagcatggtaagtatgttccctacagagaccctgaccttgttgaaggaacgagaacacaaaagacagaatgtccttttagactaaaaggacgacctatgaaaaatggcacagatagagattggcggctaaaggtgatggaaggtgcacacaaccatgaaccagctaggtcactacttggccacaattttgttggtcgtctaaattccgaagagaaggaacaagtggaaaaaatgtcaaagagttgggttctaccgagaaagatgttgttgactttgaaggaaaacaatcctttaaacttgactaccatatctcagatttatggtgcttgcaagaggttaagaaaatccctccgcgggtcattgacagaaatgcaacacttgttgaagaagttggacggtgacaagtacgtccactttgaaagacatgagcttggatcggaagtcattagggatgtattttgggctcatccaaatgctatcaaactgttcaacacatttccatatgtagtgattatggattgcacatacaagacaaacaaatataaaattccattgcttgagattgttggactgacttccacagataagacatactccatagccttttactacattgttaatgagggcacagatgactacgtttgggcactggagtgtatgaagtctctattagctgatcaagccatgttgcctaaggtgattgttactgacagggatcttgccttattgagtgctgctaagcaaagccttcccaacaccagccatttattatgcttgtggcacatcaacaagtgtgttttggcaaagtgcaaactctatgttggtacagatgattttgctgaattggttatggggaagtggggagaggtggtggatgctgcaacagttgaagaatttgaagttcaatggatgcaattgtttaatatgtgcaaggacaaatacagcaactttacctcctattgttctactacatggttggtccacaaggaaaaatttgccaaggcatggacaaatcatgtgatgcactttggaacaacaacaagtaacag ggctgagggtgcacatgccagtttgaagaagatgttgcgggattgcaagggtgacctagccacttcttgggatgcgtcgcatagtttgacatgtaatcgacatactgaaatattagcatcgtttgagcgcagtattcacagaattgatcacattttcatgtgcccattttacacaaatattagaggatttgtgtcaaacaaatgcctgcAGCTCCTTGATGCtgaacatataagaatgaagtcctacggccgatgcgattgcttgttgagagagactcatgaactgccttgcggttgtgaacttgcag GTTATGAAAGAATTTCATATGAGGCAATttatccattctggaagagactgagttgggagcatgtacctgaacctgttgcagatactatcagcaaccatatttgcggcatgaaccatggagatatgcaaccagaagttgaggcattgacacattatttcagttctttggatactggagggcagagtatggtaaggaggaagcttcaattACTTTTCATTAACTGTAGTTACTTTTATGTAAACCAGAGTTACTTTCGAAAGTAA
- the LOC130732329 gene encoding uncharacterized protein LOC130732329, whose product MANFGTTQRLPTSSTPSSTDNNYEAKDKLYHEFKFKFYCPIDIPSTSEATAVRILKNFTNLGLYYTLFVWIILFITLIPERKVSLILLVIMTYVTTVYCLILRSCPNSVLLHRIIDKRFVLCLLAIATSVQLVLTEAGIHLAVTLASSMPVVLLHAVLWAGYDAYEIENVSGAGYESVAQNEDAV is encoded by the coding sequence ATGGCAAATTTTGGAACCACACAGAGATTACCCACTTCCTCAACCCCTTCATCCACTGACAACAACTATGAAGCAAAAGATAAGCTGTACCATgagttcaaattcaaattctacTGCCCCATTGATATTCCCTCAACATCAGAAGCTACAGCAGTTAGAATCCTCAAAAATTTCACGAATCTGGGATTGTACTACACGCTCTTCGTGTGGATCATACTCTTCATAACCCTGATCCCAGAGCGCAAGGTGTCGTTGATTCTTTTGGTTATCATGACCTATGTGACAACAGTTTACTGTTTGATCCTAAGGTCATGTCCTAACTCTGTTTTGCTTCATAGGATCATTGATAAGAGGTTTGTGTTGTGTTTGCTTGCAATTGCAACTTCTGTGCAGCTGGTTTTGACTGAAGCGGGTATTCATCTTGCTGTGACTTTGGCTTCCAGTATGCCTGTGGTTTTGCTTCATGCAGTTTTGTGGGCTGGATATGATGCCTATGAGATTGAGAATGTCTCTGGTGCAGGTTATGAAAGTGTAGCTCAGAATGAAGATGCTGTTTGA
- the LOC130728432 gene encoding protein FAR-RED ELONGATED HYPOCOTYL 3-like isoform X1, with translation MTESFLFHESQLIEVGLNNAQPEEVPPPAFVPPCISIDVLHLFTTDQSDSGGNGSRKAYVMLGCEKHGKYVPYRDPDLVEGTRTQKTECPFRLKGRPMKNGTDRDWRLKVMEGAHNHEPARSLLGHNFVGRLNSEEKEQVEKMSKSWVLPRKMLLTLKENNPLNLTTISQIYGACKRLRKSLRGSLTEMQHLLKKLDGDKYVHFERHELGSEVIRDVFWAHPNAIKLFNTFPYVVIMDCTYKTNKYKIPLLEIVGLTSTDKTYSIAFYYIVNEGTDDYVWALECMKSLLADQAMLPKVIVTDRDLALLSAAKQSLPNTSHLLCLWHINKCVLAKCKLYVGTDDFAELVMGKWGEVVDAATVEEFEVQWMQLFNMCKDKYSNFTSYCSTTWLVHKEKFAKAWTNHVMHFGTTTSNRAEGAHASLKKMLRDCKGDLATSWDASHSLTCNRHTEILASFERSIHRIDHIFMCPFYTNIRGFVSNKCLQLLDAEHIRMKSYGRCDCLLRETHELPCGCELAGYERISYEAIYPFWKRLSWEHVPEPVADTISNHICGMNHGDMQPEVEALTHYFSSLDTGGQSMVRRKLQLLFINCSYFYVNQSYFRK, from the exons atgacagaatcatttttatttcatgaatcccaattgattgaagttggattgaacaatgctcaacctgaagaggtgccaccaccagcatttgtacccccgtgtataagtatagatgtcttgcatttatttacaactgatcag tcagatagcggtgggaatggaagcagaaaagcttatgtcatgttggggtgcgagaagcatggtaagtatgttccctacagagaccctgaccttgttgaaggaacgagaacacaaaagacagaatgtccttttagactaaaaggacgacctatgaaaaatggcacagatagagattggcggctaaaggtgatggaaggtgcacacaaccatgaaccagctaggtcactacttggccacaattttgttggtcgtctaaattccgaagagaaggaacaagtggaaaaaatgtcaaagagttgggttctaccgagaaagatgttgttgactttgaaggaaaacaatcctttaaacttgactaccatatctcagatttatggtgcttgcaagaggttaagaaaatccctccgcgggtcattgacagaaatgcaacacttgttgaagaagttggacggtgacaagtacgtccactttgaaagacatgagcttggatcggaagtcattagggatgtattttgggctcatccaaatgctatcaaactgttcaacacatttccatatgtagtgattatggattgcacatacaagacaaacaaatataaaattccattgcttgagattgttggactgacttccacagataagacatactccatagccttttactacattgttaatgagggcacagatgactacgtttgggcactggagtgtatgaagtctctattagctgatcaagccatgttgcctaaggtgattgttactgacagggatcttgccttattgagtgctgctaagcaaagccttcccaacaccagccatttattatgcttgtggcacatcaacaagtgtgttttggcaaagtgcaaactctatgttggtacagatgattttgctgaattggttatggggaagtggggagaggtggtggatgctgcaacagttgaagaatttgaagttcaatggatgcaattgtttaatatgtgcaaggacaaatacagcaactttacctcctattgttctactacatggttggtccacaaggaaaaatttgccaaggcatggacaaatcatgtgatgcactttggaacaacaacaagtaacag ggctgagggtgcacatgccagtttgaagaagatgttgcgggattgcaagggtgacctagccacttcttgggatgcgtcgcatagtttgacatgtaatcgacatactgaaatattagcatcgtttgagcgcagtattcacagaattgatcacattttcatgtgcccattttacacaaatattagaggatttgtgtcaaacaaatgcctgcAGCTCCTTGATGCtgaacatataagaatgaagtcctacggccgatgcgattgcttgttgagagagactcatgaactgccttgcggttgtgaacttgcag GTTATGAAAGAATTTCATATGAGGCAATttatccattctggaagagactgagttgggagcatgtacctgaacctgttgcagatactatcagcaaccatatttgcggcatgaaccatggagatatgcaaccagaagttgaggcattgacacattatttcagttctttggatactggagggcagagtatggtaaggaggaagcttcaattACTTTTCATTAACTGTAGTTACTTTTATGTAAACCAGAGTTACTTTCGAAAGTAA